The Nitrososphaerota archaeon genome has a segment encoding these proteins:
- a CDS encoding methyltransferase domain-containing protein has protein sequence MDLEFNKSKAETFATQMLGILNGSMMGLMISIGHKTKLFDIMSDLPPSTSQQIAEKAGLTERYVREWLKGMVVGKILEYDPKKSTYRLPKEHAAFLTRAAGTDNMAVFAQYISLLGNVEEQVINSFRNGGGVPYSAYPDFQRLQAEETSRIFDAMLVDKILPIVPNLIGRMKEGIKVLDMGCGRGRAVNLMAKTFQKSSFVGYDISREGIESARKEAKMSLSNSRFEVKDAVKLDEVGQYDLITAFDTIHDQAQPTKVLKAIAKALKSDGTFLMQDIAGSSYVHENMEHPLAPTLYTFSTMHCMTVSLAYNGEGWGTLWGEQMARQKLQEAGFKSVEVKQIEGDILNSYYIATK, from the coding sequence ATGGATCTCGAATTCAACAAGTCAAAAGCTGAAACATTCGCTACACAGATGCTGGGAATTCTTAATGGTAGCATGATGGGATTAATGATTAGCATTGGCCACAAAACCAAGCTCTTTGACATAATGTCTGATCTTCCGCCTTCAACAAGTCAGCAGATAGCAGAGAAGGCAGGCTTGACAGAAAGATATGTTAGGGAATGGCTGAAAGGCATGGTAGTAGGCAAGATTCTGGAGTATGATCCGAAGAAATCTACTTACAGACTACCCAAAGAACACGCAGCATTTCTAACTAGGGCTGCAGGGACGGACAACATGGCAGTATTTGCGCAATACATTTCCTTACTGGGTAACGTAGAAGAACAGGTAATCAACAGTTTTCGTAATGGAGGAGGAGTTCCATATTCTGCATATCCAGATTTCCAGAGGCTCCAAGCAGAGGAAACTTCAAGGATATTCGATGCCATGCTCGTTGACAAAATACTGCCCATAGTCCCTAATCTTATCGGGAGAATGAAGGAAGGCATCAAAGTGCTTGACATGGGTTGCGGAAGAGGGCGAGCGGTCAACCTGATGGCCAAGACATTCCAGAAAAGCAGCTTTGTTGGATACGACATCTCCAGAGAGGGGATTGAATCGGCTCGTAAGGAAGCCAAAATGAGTCTCTCTAATTCAAGATTCGAGGTAAAAGACGCTGTTAAGCTTGACGAAGTTGGCCAATACGACCTAATTACCGCCTTTGACACAATTCACGATCAAGCGCAACCAACAAAGGTGCTAAAGGCCATAGCAAAAGCACTAAAGTCTGATGGAACATTCTTGATGCAGGACATCGCAGGTTCCAGCTACGTTCACGAGAACATGGAACATCCACTTGCTCCAACATTGTATACGTTTTCAACGATGCATTGTATGACCGTTTCTTTAGCGTATAATGGGGAAGGCTGGGGAACGCTTTGGGGGGAACAGATGGCAAGGCAGAAACTGCAAGAAGCTGGGTTCAAGAGCGTAGAGGTAAAGCAAATAGAAGGAGACATTCTGAATAGCTACTACATAGCAACAAAATAA
- the ftsZ gene encoding cell division protein FtsZ, with protein MNNLKVQEKTDGAVGHSWEEKIQAAVAESNPHITILGVGGAGCNIVSWIKERGVTGSRILALNTDANHLTITKADTKILIGEKTCAGQGAGGYPERGADAMKETLPEVIKEVDGSNLVFIATGMGGGTGTGASVVLAEGLKNSGAVTIGVTTIPFAVERARVQKAREWLARLRAACDTVIVIDNNKLLKVAGTMPVKRAFGVANDLIGSFVKSVSDAISIPSLVNLDFADLRAVMERGGVSAIGVGEAGYEDRAKRALRMALETQLLDVNDGVGRAKGALIQVIGGEDMTLQEVNDAGEVASEYLSPDAKMIWGAVVEPTYTGHIRTMVALTGVESSFLNPPKPAVPVTSFPASKPPEPKKKGFFSI; from the coding sequence GTGAATAATTTGAAGGTTCAAGAAAAAACTGATGGGGCTGTAGGGCATAGCTGGGAGGAAAAAATACAGGCGGCTGTGGCGGAATCGAACCCTCACATAACAATACTGGGTGTAGGGGGAGCAGGCTGCAACATTGTTTCGTGGATCAAGGAAAGAGGAGTTACAGGGAGTCGTATACTCGCTCTGAACACGGATGCAAACCATCTAACCATAACAAAAGCTGACACAAAGATCCTGATAGGAGAGAAGACATGCGCAGGACAGGGTGCCGGAGGATACCCCGAGAGAGGAGCCGATGCAATGAAGGAAACTCTGCCTGAGGTGATAAAAGAGGTCGACGGCTCAAACCTTGTCTTCATCGCTACAGGTATGGGCGGAGGGACTGGTACTGGCGCGTCAGTCGTACTTGCAGAGGGTCTGAAGAATTCCGGCGCTGTAACTATTGGAGTGACAACCATACCATTTGCTGTTGAAAGGGCTAGGGTACAAAAAGCAAGAGAGTGGCTGGCCAGACTCCGCGCTGCATGCGACACGGTGATAGTCATTGACAACAATAAGCTGCTCAAGGTAGCAGGGACCATGCCTGTAAAGCGGGCATTTGGAGTCGCAAATGATCTAATAGGATCGTTCGTCAAGAGCGTATCCGATGCCATTTCCATTCCTAGCTTGGTTAATCTAGACTTTGCAGATCTCAGGGCAGTTATGGAGAGAGGAGGAGTATCAGCAATTGGAGTAGGCGAAGCAGGATACGAAGACAGGGCAAAGCGGGCTCTAAGAATGGCGCTTGAAACTCAACTGCTTGATGTAAACGACGGGGTCGGGCGTGCAAAGGGCGCTCTAATACAGGTAATAGGCGGTGAGGATATGACCCTGCAAGAGGTCAATGATGCAGGTGAAGTGGCAAGTGAATACCTATCTCCCGACGCGAAGATGATATGGGGAGCAGTGGTTGAACCCACCTATACAGGTCACATCCGCACAATGGTAGCACTAACTGGAGTTGAAAGTTCATTCCTCAATCCACCAAAGCCAGCTGTTCCTGTCACTTCATTTCCTGCATCGAAGCCTCCTGAACCGAAGAAGAAGGGCTTCTTCAGCATCTAA
- a CDS encoding universal stress protein: MALAAPIFRKILVPIDGSNDSARALGVACKLAKDQKSLVTALYVVQKPGVPDPLDISTTGEILEAMEKYGREVLTTAKIDAERMDVKIDTNVISGYTVANTVVEYAKEGGYDLIVMGTRGRSGLKRVLLGSVAFGVITYANCAVLVVR, translated from the coding sequence ATGGCGTTGGCAGCTCCAATATTCAGAAAGATACTCGTGCCTATTGACGGTTCTAATGACTCGGCAAGAGCCCTGGGAGTTGCGTGCAAACTTGCCAAGGATCAGAAGAGCCTAGTCACCGCATTATACGTCGTTCAGAAGCCTGGAGTTCCGGATCCTTTAGATATTTCTACGACAGGAGAAATTCTGGAAGCTATGGAGAAGTATGGAAGGGAAGTGCTTACAACTGCCAAGATCGATGCAGAAAGAATGGATGTCAAGATCGATACAAATGTGATTTCTGGTTATACTGTCGCAAATACCGTCGTCGAATATGCTAAAGAGGGCGGATACGATCTCATAGTCATGGGAACCAGGGGGCGTTCAGGCCTGAAGAGAGTGCTCCTTGGTAGTGTAGCTTTCGGCGTCATAACCTATGCAAACTGTGCAGTGCTTGTGGTGCGCTGA
- a CDS encoding serine/threonine protein phosphatase, which translates to MSSAQHAARIIKRLELNDWKVLKALESSMKKGEFTPITHLTNESRLDSEEVEFRLKRLQDFELVRHDQKGFAMVWAGYDALALRGFVDRNLISGMGMPIGVGKESDVLEAFGDKGDKFAIKFYRIGRISFRDTRRKRMYLPSSQHQWLLVNSAAAKREFESLQKLYPLGISVPHTIARERHVILMNKVEGKILANLIKIPRESSVLRKILFNVSKAYRKGGLINSDLSEFNILYDGVNIWLIDWPQAVEVTHKNAENLIKRDVYNIVNFFKRRHNIRCDAEGALAYVKGNSKKLVIV; encoded by the coding sequence ATGTCAAGTGCGCAGCATGCAGCCCGTATTATCAAGAGACTTGAGCTCAACGACTGGAAGGTCTTAAAGGCCTTAGAGAGCTCGATGAAGAAGGGTGAATTCACTCCGATAACGCATCTTACAAATGAATCAAGACTTGATAGTGAAGAGGTCGAATTCAGGCTCAAGAGGCTACAGGATTTTGAACTTGTTAGGCACGATCAGAAGGGTTTTGCAATGGTCTGGGCTGGATATGATGCACTTGCCCTGAGAGGCTTTGTGGACAGAAACTTGATCTCTGGAATGGGTATGCCTATCGGAGTTGGAAAAGAATCGGACGTTCTGGAGGCATTTGGAGACAAAGGGGATAAATTCGCCATAAAATTCTATAGAATAGGAAGGATAAGTTTCAGAGATACTCGGAGAAAGAGGATGTATTTGCCTTCTAGCCAGCATCAATGGCTGTTAGTAAATTCCGCCGCAGCAAAGAGAGAATTTGAATCCTTGCAGAAACTCTACCCTCTTGGTATTTCAGTTCCTCATACAATTGCTAGGGAAAGACATGTTATACTTATGAACAAAGTTGAGGGAAAGATCTTGGCAAACCTTATCAAAATACCCAGAGAAAGTTCAGTTCTAAGAAAGATACTTTTCAATGTTTCAAAGGCGTACAGAAAAGGAGGCCTGATCAATTCTGATTTGAGCGAATTTAACATTCTCTACGACGGGGTAAATATTTGGCTCATTGATTGGCCACAAGCAGTGGAAGTCACCCACAAAAATGCTGAAAATCTAATCAAACGTGACGTTTACAACATTGTAAACTTCTTCAAGCGGAGGCACAATATAAGATGCGACGCAGAAGGTGCCCTTGCTTATGTGAAGGGCAACAGCAAGAAACTTGTGATTGTTTAG
- a CDS encoding methionine adenosyltransferase, producing MENRNIHVESLGERALSDLNLEIVERKGKGHPDSLIDGASEAVSRALCKYYLEDYGTILHHNVDKGILVGGRSSPRFGGGDVVDPIYVMVAGRATLFISKEGKVEPVPVGGIAVSAIKNFLKETMRYLDTEMHVIVDFRIRQGSVDLMGVFQDKAGLPLANDTSIGVGYAPMSATERLVLETEKMLNSKKLKTEMPEIGEDIKVMGLRTGNKVNLTVASAMISSLIPDTSHYQSIVEQTKKRVEDLASKITKDNVTVRVNSGDSYSKGIYYLTVTGTSAESGDDGNTGRGNRPNGLITSMRQYSMEATAGKNPVNHTGKIYNVLAQKAADRIHAEVKGIREVYVRMLSRIGVPIDHPQVASAGLVLESGVTLAKVKPDVDSILNDELSKITQITPLITSGNVVLF from the coding sequence ATGGAGAATAGAAATATACACGTGGAGTCTCTTGGCGAAAGGGCCCTGTCAGATCTTAACCTTGAGATAGTGGAAAGAAAAGGAAAGGGACACCCTGACAGTCTTATTGACGGAGCGTCAGAAGCAGTTTCTAGAGCTCTCTGCAAGTATTATCTTGAAGATTATGGCACAATTTTGCACCATAACGTCGATAAGGGAATTCTGGTCGGAGGGAGGTCAAGTCCAAGGTTTGGAGGCGGAGATGTAGTAGATCCCATCTACGTCATGGTTGCAGGAAGGGCAACATTATTCATCTCGAAGGAGGGTAAAGTTGAACCTGTCCCTGTTGGAGGGATAGCAGTTTCAGCAATAAAGAACTTTCTGAAGGAGACCATGCGATATCTTGACACAGAGATGCATGTGATAGTAGATTTTAGGATCAGGCAGGGCTCCGTAGACTTGATGGGAGTATTTCAGGACAAAGCTGGGCTCCCTCTAGCAAATGACACATCTATCGGAGTAGGTTATGCACCAATGAGTGCTACGGAGAGGTTAGTTCTCGAAACTGAAAAGATGCTAAATTCGAAGAAGTTGAAAACTGAAATGCCAGAAATCGGCGAGGACATTAAGGTCATGGGCTTAAGAACGGGAAACAAGGTCAACCTTACGGTTGCATCTGCAATGATAAGCAGCCTTATCCCTGATACAAGCCATTATCAGAGCATCGTGGAGCAGACAAAGAAAAGGGTGGAAGACCTTGCTAGCAAGATTACCAAAGATAACGTCACAGTGAGAGTGAATTCTGGAGATAGCTACTCAAAGGGCATCTACTATCTAACAGTTACTGGAACTTCAGCAGAGTCTGGCGACGACGGCAATACAGGAAGAGGAAACAGGCCGAACGGGTTAATCACTTCTATGCGACAGTACTCTATGGAAGCCACTGCAGGGAAGAATCCAGTCAACCATACAGGCAAGATTTACAATGTTTTAGCACAGAAAGCTGCAGACAGAATTCACGCAGAGGTCAAGGGAATAAGGGAGGTATACGTTAGAATGTTGAGCAGGATTGGAGTGCCAATAGATCATCCGCAGGTTGCCAGCGCAGGGCTCGTATTGGAATCAGGTGTGACTCTTGCAAAGGTAAAGCCAGATGTCGACAGTATCCTAAACGATGAACTGAGCAAGATAACACAGATAACTCCTCTTATAACCAGTGGCAATGTAGTGCTCTTCTAA
- a CDS encoding ribonucleoprotein has protein sequence MSQVIKRPLNTLQKAVNKSVAVRLKNDQEYRGRMTNVDAYMNVILMDAEEFSAGTLSANFGKVVIRGNNVLFIQIQKDIV, from the coding sequence TTGTCGCAAGTAATCAAAAGGCCTCTTAACACACTCCAAAAAGCTGTCAACAAGTCGGTAGCAGTAAGACTGAAGAACGATCAGGAATATAGAGGAAGGATGACCAATGTAGATGCATATATGAATGTAATACTGATGGATGCGGAAGAGTTCAGCGCCGGTACTTTGTCCGCAAACTTTGGAAAAGTTGTTATAAGGGGTAACAATGTGCTGTTCATACAGATACAGAAGGACATTGTGTGA
- a CDS encoding peroxiredoxin encodes MVKVEVGQKAPDFTLLDTERKQRKMSEFMGKKTVIAFFPGAFTSVCTRELCKFRDDLAKLQGMGAQIVAISVDSPFANKGFADAHKLNFAILSDYDRKVVMKYGLELNNFGGMQGYVAAKRSIFITDKDGTVKFRWVSDDPGVEPNYDEVSKALAAI; translated from the coding sequence ATGGTTAAAGTTGAAGTTGGGCAAAAGGCACCTGATTTTACTCTGTTGGATACTGAACGGAAACAGAGAAAGATGTCAGAGTTCATGGGGAAGAAGACGGTTATAGCATTCTTCCCCGGGGCGTTTACGAGCGTCTGCACAAGAGAACTCTGCAAATTCAGAGACGATTTGGCAAAATTGCAAGGGATGGGAGCTCAGATAGTCGCTATAAGTGTCGATAGCCCGTTCGCCAACAAGGGCTTTGCAGATGCTCACAAACTGAATTTCGCTATATTGAGCGATTACGATAGGAAAGTAGTTATGAAATACGGTCTTGAGCTTAACAACTTTGGAGGAATGCAGGGATATGTTGCTGCAAAGAGGTCTATATTCATAACCGACAAAGACGGGACCGTAAAGTTCAGGTGGGTAAGCGACGATCCTGGAGTAGAACCAAACTATGACGAGGTAAGCAAAGCGCTTGCCGCTATCTAG
- a CDS encoding UDP-N-acetylglucosamine-1-phosphate transferase yields the protein MIQDIPAIAVSAVLPLLLTYFSTAYLIKRLTANGWVAMDYHKPDKPNVPRPGGPAIILGILVTMIILYAMTNNNGILAIAIATLSGFIVGIADDLRTLSGPLKPLLMIAGGLPIILLGTYSPYFTFPLFGAARISLIYILLILFAIPVTANTVNTIDVLNGAVSGFVILTSIPVIFALLLKEEFVIAASAMTLFSAAAGFFMHHKFPSKIFPGDSGTLAFGAMYGAIVIAGGVELVGVVAILPAIMNSFFYLSSVRRFTEHRKIKVRPTVVLDDGRLVAERDPRAPITLVRLIVADAPMSEKEIVQSIFKLTAFSSLLATILAILTWAKL from the coding sequence ATGATACAAGACATTCCAGCCATAGCAGTTTCTGCTGTCTTGCCCCTGCTGCTAACTTACTTCAGCACTGCGTACCTGATCAAAAGATTGACGGCAAATGGCTGGGTTGCAATGGATTATCACAAGCCCGACAAACCCAACGTTCCAAGGCCCGGAGGGCCTGCAATAATCCTCGGGATCCTAGTCACCATGATAATTCTGTATGCGATGACAAACAACAACGGAATCCTTGCAATAGCGATAGCCACGCTTTCTGGTTTTATAGTAGGGATTGCAGACGATTTGAGAACTCTTTCGGGGCCATTGAAGCCACTTTTGATGATAGCTGGCGGATTACCGATAATACTGCTTGGAACATACTCTCCCTATTTCACATTCCCTCTATTTGGCGCTGCAAGGATTTCCTTGATCTATATTCTGCTGATACTTTTTGCAATACCAGTGACGGCGAACACTGTAAACACGATAGACGTACTGAATGGTGCTGTAAGCGGTTTCGTCATTCTGACCTCGATACCAGTTATATTCGCTTTATTGCTGAAAGAAGAGTTCGTCATTGCAGCTTCTGCAATGACCCTCTTTTCCGCAGCAGCAGGATTCTTCATGCACCACAAGTTCCCCTCCAAAATATTCCCCGGAGATTCCGGGACACTAGCGTTCGGGGCGATGTATGGGGCGATAGTCATAGCTGGAGGAGTGGAGTTAGTCGGCGTAGTTGCAATACTGCCAGCGATAATGAATTCGTTCTTCTACCTATCAAGCGTAAGGCGGTTTACAGAGCACAGGAAGATCAAGGTCAGACCCACCGTCGTGTTGGATGATGGAAGGTTGGTCGCAGAGAGGGATCCAAGAGCGCCAATAACACTTGTCCGTCTGATAGTTGCAGATGCGCCCATGAGCGAGAAAGAAATAGTTCAAAGCATATTCAAACTTACAGCGTTTTCATCTTTGTTGGCAACAATCCTTGCGATATTAACATGGGCGAAACTATGA
- a CDS encoding tyrosine--tRNA ligase produces MDVEEKLALVSKPPTEEIVVLDELKKLFETNPHPDHYIGLEISGLLHLGSLITTGFKINDFLKAGVRCKVFLADWHSFINSKFGGNWEKIRIASKYYEDAFKFFCPGVEVIHGSELYHNNDEYWKNIVKFAREITLARVTRCLTIMGRSEKETLDFAKYIYPAMQAVDIKAMDLDIVHAGMDQRKVHMLAREVFQKMGWKVPIAVHHHLLPGLGEPVKLGLDEDSRADVLISSKMSKSKPWTSIFVHDTEEQIKEKLKKAWCPEGTVENNPVLEFAKYLLFHEFKSIEIQRPAKFGGNVTFYSYQELREAYSAKKLHPVDLKNSVSMGTEKVVAPIREHFAKKAEFLEIFKNE; encoded by the coding sequence TTGGACGTAGAAGAGAAACTAGCGCTTGTCAGCAAGCCTCCAACAGAGGAGATAGTGGTTCTTGATGAGTTAAAGAAACTGTTTGAAACCAATCCTCATCCGGATCATTACATAGGACTGGAGATTTCAGGCTTGCTGCATCTGGGAAGTCTCATAACTACAGGATTCAAGATAAACGACTTCCTCAAAGCTGGAGTAAGATGCAAAGTATTCCTTGCTGATTGGCACAGTTTCATCAACAGCAAGTTTGGAGGGAACTGGGAGAAGATCAGGATAGCATCTAAATATTACGAAGATGCCTTCAAGTTCTTTTGTCCCGGTGTAGAGGTGATTCACGGCTCGGAGCTATACCATAACAACGACGAATACTGGAAGAACATAGTAAAGTTTGCCAGAGAGATCACGCTTGCAAGAGTTACTAGATGTCTAACGATAATGGGTAGAAGCGAGAAGGAAACTCTTGATTTTGCAAAGTACATCTACCCTGCCATGCAGGCTGTAGACATCAAGGCGATGGACCTTGACATCGTTCATGCGGGGATGGATCAGAGGAAGGTACACATGCTTGCGCGGGAAGTCTTCCAGAAGATGGGCTGGAAGGTTCCAATCGCTGTTCACCACCATCTGCTTCCCGGGCTTGGCGAGCCTGTAAAGCTAGGCCTTGACGAGGATTCCAGAGCCGATGTCCTGATTTCGAGCAAGATGAGCAAGTCAAAGCCTTGGACTTCGATATTTGTTCACGACACGGAAGAGCAGATCAAGGAGAAGCTCAAAAAGGCGTGGTGCCCCGAAGGTACTGTAGAGAACAACCCAGTCTTAGAGTTTGCAAAGTACCTGCTGTTTCACGAATTCAAGTCTATCGAAATACAACGGCCTGCTAAATTTGGAGGGAACGTAACATTCTACAGCTATCAGGAGCTACGGGAAGCGTACTCAGCAAAGAAACTTCATCCCGTTGACCTGAAGAATTCTGTAAGCATGGGAACAGAGAAGGTAGTTGCTCCAATAAGGGAGCATTTTGCAAAGAAAGCTGAGTTTCTGGAGATATTCAAGAATGAGTAG
- a CDS encoding DegT/DnrJ/EryC1/StrS family aminotransferase, giving the protein MININQPILGEEERKEVDSIIKSGYLTSGVREGGPKVREFEGSLAKYLRAKHVVAVNSGTSALYASLMASGIGHEDEVLVPSFTFLATANAVLMTGAKPVFVDIRKDYNMDPNDLKKRISKTSRAVIPVHLYGYPAKIDEINEVAEKHDLAVIEDACQSLGATFHGKQTGTLGTAGCFSFYPSKIITCGEGGAIATNDDEVYDRLLMVRNHGMVKGYDSKVMGANLRMPEIEAAIAKTQLSKLDGFLEARRRNAKALAELLENGQGYELPEEEDGLLSNWYLYTVAVSKSRDAVIDALHERGVGAAVYYKTPINKTPLYSKLGYANVALPNTYWAAEHSLCLPVHPRVSKEDIAIIAKSFKEVVKA; this is encoded by the coding sequence ATGATCAACATAAACCAGCCCATACTGGGCGAAGAGGAAAGAAAAGAAGTAGACTCAATAATCAAGAGCGGCTATCTGACTAGCGGGGTGAGGGAAGGGGGCCCAAAGGTTCGCGAATTTGAGGGATCTCTAGCAAAATACCTTAGAGCAAAGCATGTCGTCGCAGTCAATTCAGGCACTTCCGCACTCTACGCTTCGCTGATGGCTTCTGGTATAGGGCATGAGGACGAGGTTCTTGTGCCTTCTTTTACATTCCTTGCAACTGCAAATGCAGTGCTGATGACAGGCGCAAAACCTGTATTCGTCGATATTCGGAAAGATTACAACATGGACCCAAATGATCTAAAGAAGCGGATCAGCAAGACTTCCAGAGCGGTAATCCCAGTTCACCTTTATGGATACCCAGCTAAAATTGATGAAATCAACGAAGTCGCGGAAAAACATGATTTAGCAGTCATTGAAGATGCATGTCAGTCATTAGGAGCAACTTTTCACGGGAAACAGACAGGAACGCTCGGCACAGCGGGGTGCTTCAGCTTCTATCCATCGAAGATCATAACTTGCGGAGAGGGAGGGGCAATAGCAACAAACGATGACGAAGTCTATGACAGGTTGCTCATGGTTAGGAACCACGGCATGGTAAAGGGCTACGACTCAAAAGTCATGGGAGCGAACCTGAGGATGCCAGAGATCGAAGCTGCAATAGCAAAGACACAGCTCAGCAAGCTAGACGGCTTCCTTGAAGCAAGAAGAAGGAATGCAAAGGCGCTTGCAGAGCTATTGGAAAACGGTCAAGGGTATGAACTGCCAGAAGAGGAAGACGGCCTGCTATCAAACTGGTATCTTTATACCGTAGCAGTTTCAAAATCTAGGGATGCTGTCATCGATGCCTTGCATGAAAGGGGCGTTGGCGCTGCAGTATATTACAAGACTCCGATAAACAAGACTCCGTTATACAGCAAGTTGGGCTATGCCAACGTTGCGCTTCCAAACACTTACTGGGCTGCAGAACATTCCCTATGCCTGCCCGTCCATCCAAGAGTTTCTAAGGAGGATATTGCAATAATTGCAAAGAGCTTCAAAGAAGTTGTCAAAGCATAA
- a CDS encoding polyprenol monophosphomannose synthase — translation MDGNVVIVDDSSPDGTTDAVRVLKDFEKKVFLVVRPCKMGLGSAYAEGYKYSLQNLSPNCIIQMDADLSHPPKLVTKLAKAVEEGFDVSIGSRYVEGGGTKSWSFIRRLVSKGANVMVRILLGTRLQDNTSGYRAMKPDVVKAILEYEMRSKGYGYNAETIYLFAKLKLRVKEIPFIYETRQKGKTKLSFIEIVKFFFATLRLWLFGLKRIALPVGPET, via the coding sequence ATGGACGGGAACGTCGTCATCGTCGATGATAGCAGCCCAGACGGCACCACAGATGCTGTCAGGGTGCTGAAAGATTTTGAGAAAAAAGTCTTCCTCGTTGTAAGGCCTTGTAAGATGGGGCTCGGAAGTGCCTATGCAGAAGGCTACAAATATTCTCTGCAAAACCTATCGCCCAACTGCATAATTCAGATGGATGCAGACCTTTCTCATCCTCCAAAACTTGTAACCAAACTTGCAAAAGCTGTTGAAGAGGGATTCGATGTTTCCATAGGTTCTAGATACGTCGAGGGAGGGGGGACAAAGTCGTGGTCTTTCATACGAAGGTTGGTCAGCAAAGGAGCTAATGTAATGGTCCGAATACTACTAGGAACTAGGTTGCAGGACAATACTTCTGGTTACAGAGCCATGAAACCCGACGTCGTCAAGGCGATACTGGAATACGAGATGCGGTCTAAAGGCTACGGCTACAATGCCGAAACTATCTACCTCTTTGCCAAGCTCAAACTCAGAGTGAAGGAGATACCCTTCATCTATGAAACTAGGCAAAAGGGGAAGACAAAGCTTTCATTTATCGAAATAGTGAAATTCTTCTTTGCAACATTGAGGCTCTGGCTCTTCGGGCTAAAACGCATAGCATTACCTGTCGGGCCAGAAACTTAA
- a CDS encoding RNA polymerase Rbp10: MESGTQTAFGGVVYECVRCGTKSSGDQLAALPEIKCICGYRVFKKVRPPVVKQLKAV; this comes from the coding sequence ATGGAATCAGGTACGCAGACTGCTTTTGGAGGAGTGGTTTACGAATGTGTAAGATGTGGAACTAAATCATCGGGAGATCAGCTCGCAGCACTGCCTGAAATAAAATGTATCTGCGGTTACAGGGTCTTCAAGAAGGTTCGGCCTCCAGTAGTGAAGCAGCTCAAAGCCGTTTGA
- a CDS encoding hydroxymethylglutaryl-CoA synthase, producing MRSANKVGIAGYGAYIPALRLPTSEIAKVWKGGGSGPNVEKSVANIDEDTVTMAVEAAREALKMAEMQELGAVFVGTESKPYAVKPSSTVVAQALGFHKVLAADFEFACKAGTEAIQVITGLVGSGMINGGTAIAVDTAQGRPGDDLEYTAASGAAAFVLAKNSKDSVASIEYSVSYVTDTGDFWRRQEEKFPRHLSRFTGEPAYFHHTQSSVKMLLEETGAKPQDFKYAVFHQPNPRFPVEVAQRLGFTQEQIQPGLLNPIIGNTYSASSSLGLIATLDIAQPKDMILFASFGSGAGSDAFCLVVEDGIIEKRKKGTTLREMIAMARKIDYGTYAKLRGVLHK from the coding sequence ATGCGATCAGCCAATAAAGTGGGCATAGCTGGCTATGGAGCTTACATCCCAGCCCTTAGGCTTCCTACCAGCGAAATTGCGAAAGTATGGAAGGGTGGAGGCTCAGGCCCAAACGTCGAAAAGAGCGTAGCTAACATCGACGAGGACACCGTCACGATGGCCGTAGAGGCTGCAAGGGAAGCTTTGAAGATGGCAGAAATGCAGGAGTTAGGAGCCGTATTCGTAGGAACAGAATCGAAACCTTACGCCGTAAAACCATCTAGCACTGTTGTAGCTCAGGCTCTTGGCTTCCATAAGGTTCTTGCAGCTGATTTTGAGTTTGCATGCAAGGCAGGGACAGAAGCAATTCAGGTCATAACAGGACTTGTAGGCTCAGGGATGATAAACGGCGGGACTGCCATAGCAGTCGATACAGCTCAAGGAAGACCCGGAGACGATTTAGAATACACTGCAGCGAGTGGTGCAGCTGCATTCGTGCTTGCAAAAAATTCAAAGGACAGCGTAGCCAGCATAGAGTACTCAGTTTCATATGTTACAGACACGGGAGACTTCTGGAGGAGGCAGGAGGAGAAGTTCCCAAGGCATCTGTCAAGATTTACGGGAGAGCCAGCATACTTCCATCACACGCAATCATCAGTAAAGATGCTCCTTGAAGAGACGGGAGCAAAGCCTCAGGATTTCAAGTATGCAGTCTTTCATCAACCTAACCCGAGGTTTCCAGTAGAGGTTGCACAGAGGCTAGGGTTCACGCAGGAACAGATTCAGCCAGGATTGTTAAACCCCATCATAGGGAACACGTACTCTGCATCATCATCGCTGGGGCTCATAGCAACCTTGGATATTGCGCAGCCAAAGGACATGATACTCTTCGCTTCTTTCGGTTCAGGCGCAGGGAGCGACGCCTTCTGCCTAGTAGTTGAAGATGGCATTATAGAGAAGCGCAAGAAAGGCACTACGCTGAGAGAGATGATAGCAATGGCGAGAAAGATAGACTATGGGACATATGCAAAGCTCAGAGGGGTCTTGCACAAATGA